A part of Hippea maritima DSM 10411 genomic DNA contains:
- a CDS encoding macro domain-containing protein, which yields MEILKELKIEDKIVKVIQGDITEEDTEAIVNAANSHLKHGGGVAGAIVRKGGYEIQEESDKIGYVPTGSAAITTAGKLKAKYVIHAVGPVWGEGDEDDKLKSAVLSALKLAEDKGIKSVSLPAISSGIFGFPKERAAHIIFTTAVEFLKKAKNLNEIHFCNIDDLTAGLFKKEAEKLEGML from the coding sequence AGATTGAAGATAAAATTGTCAAGGTTATTCAGGGTGATATTACAGAGGAGGATACGGAGGCTATTGTTAATGCGGCTAATTCCCATCTTAAGCACGGTGGTGGAGTTGCCGGTGCCATTGTTAGGAAGGGCGGGTATGAAATACAAGAGGAGAGCGATAAGATTGGCTATGTCCCAACGGGATCTGCTGCAATTACTACTGCAGGGAAACTAAAAGCTAAATATGTAATCCATGCAGTCGGCCCTGTTTGGGGCGAGGGTGATGAGGATGATAAGCTCAAAAGTGCCGTTTTGAGTGCATTAAAGTTGGCAGAAGATAAGGGTATAAAAAGCGTATCATTGCCGGCTATAAGTTCGGGTATTTTTGGCTTTCCAAAAGAGAGGGCTGCCCATATCATATTTACAACAGCTGTGGAATTCTTAAAAAAAGCCAAAAATCTAAACGAGATCCATTTCTGCAACATAGATGATCTGACAGCTGGTCTATTCAAAAAAGAGGCTGAGAAGCTGGAGGGTATGTTATAG